The following proteins come from a genomic window of Daphnia carinata strain CSIRO-1 chromosome 8, CSIRO_AGI_Dcar_HiC_V3, whole genome shotgun sequence:
- the LOC130687092 gene encoding ankyrin repeat domain-containing protein 1-like, giving the protein MENNNITQDNAMDVTIIPQEEKEYELIYISDTESENSQQEYKEKESAKNADVNKQIVKNVEWNGIKTEKNDFSELERKRKDISESSDDDTEEVNAYSEMEPDLDSTYSTEFILENNSDNGFQYDPPHGTELENVSDTDLQCEPPKKRSRPNNQQRETETCKNCRMKTIAPLSTEQAEKIQLHRQATIDLEDGKLCLSMMEATLPTIRRCIQKRLESLGCWPRQKMAIFLNKRYEEGRTLLHTSIQKVRYDITDALLAYGANPEIMYRGSTIGHMAAENNDLFLVRILKHHNCEFTNRNKDGETPLMTAISHEHEECARLISTPTNIKIATSKGRTILHYLARYGLEDLATQICTKRIIDVNQQDETGTTALHEAVKYKRLDMIELLLLHGADKKIKDNRGHTVVK; this is encoded by the coding sequence atggaaaacaacaacatcactcAGGATAACGCAATGGACGTAACCATCAtcccacaagaagaaaaagaatacgaaTTAATATACATTAGTGATACTGAAAGTGAGAATAGCCAGCAGGagtacaaagaaaaggaaagtgctAAAAATGCAGATGTGAACAAGCAGATAGTGAAAAATGTAGAATGGAACGGAATCAAAACcgagaaaaacgatttttccgaactagagagaaaaaggaaagacatcAGTGAATCAAGTGACGACGACACCGAGGAGGTAAATGCCTATAGTGAAATGGAACCCGATCTGGATAGTACCTACAGTACTGAAtttatattggaaaataacagtgacaACGGTTTCCAATATGACCCACCCCACGGTACCGAATTGGAAAATGTTAGTGACACCGACCTCCAATGTGAACCGCCCAAAAAACGGAGCAGACCGAATAACcaacaaagggaaacagaaaCATGCAAGAACTGTCGGATGAAGACAATAGCACCCCTTTCAACAGAACAAGCAGAGAAGATTCAACTGCACCGACAGGCTACTATTGACTTGGAAGACGGAAAACTTTGTCTATcaatgatggaagctacactaCCAACTATAAGAAGATGCATCCAAAAAAGATTAGAATCGCTAGGATGTTGGCCACGACAAAAAATGGCCATATTCCTTAATAAAAGATACGAGGAAGGACGTACCCTGCTCCACACCAGTATACAAAAAGTAAGGTACGACATAACTGATGCTCTACTTGCCTATGGGGCAAACCCCGAGATAATGTATCGAGGCAGCACAATTGGACACATGGCAGCGGAAAATAACGACTTATTCCTGGTAAGGATACTAAAACACCACAACTGCGAGTTCACAAATCGCAATAAAGACGGAGAAACCCCGCTAATGACAGCAATATCACACGAACATGAGGAATGCGCACGCCTAATTTCGACACCAACAAACATCAAAATAGCAACCAGCAAGGGCAGAACCATCTTGCATTACCTCGCCAGATATGGACTCGAAGACTTGGCTACGCAAATCtgtacaaaaagaataattgacgtcaaccaacaagacgaaACGGGCACAACTGCCTTACACGAAGCAGTGAAATATAAACGACTGGACATGATCGAATTACTGCTTCTACATGGAGcagataaaaagataaaagacaaCCGTGGACATACTGTAGTCAAATAA